Proteins encoded together in one Planctomyces sp. SH-PL14 window:
- a CDS encoding cupin domain-containing protein produces the protein MARTIIALTLGVSFGIAGMCALPKDGADKVRLISMQEITEKLDGHETNTSVVEVTLGPGVAGKPHRHPGPVFGYVLEGTYELGIDDQPTKIFKAGETFYEPTGCLHRVSKNPAETGTTRVLAVVLHPRDAKQLAIPEADK, from the coding sequence ATGGCTCGCACGATCATCGCTCTGACGCTAGGCGTTTCATTTGGAATCGCCGGCATGTGCGCCTTGCCGAAGGACGGGGCCGACAAGGTCCGGCTGATCTCCATGCAGGAGATCACGGAAAAGCTCGACGGACACGAGACGAACACCAGCGTGGTCGAGGTGACGCTCGGCCCGGGAGTCGCGGGGAAACCGCACCGGCATCCGGGACCGGTCTTCGGCTATGTGCTGGAGGGGACTTACGAACTCGGGATCGACGACCAGCCGACGAAGATCTTCAAGGCGGGCGAGACGTTCTACGAGCCGACCGGCTGCCTGCACCGGGTGTCAAAGAACCCGGCGGAGACGGGAACGACGCGGGTCCTGGCCGTCGTCCTGCATCCCCGCGATGCCAAGCAGCTCGCCATCCCCGAGGCGGACAAGTAG
- the hflX gene encoding GTPase HflX produces the protein MGEPTRDKLKVHAQRAILVAVVDPREQRGKDKALEEMQGLVETAGAEVVGSVVQMRDKPDIGTYIGSGKIDELRELIHATDANLIAFDNSLSPSQAKAVEELTKTQVVDRSEVILDIFATHARTHESRLQVELAQLLYMRSRLTRMWTHLERIAGGIVGGRGPGEKQLETDRRLIDKRITDLKRKLAEVEKRREREVAGRKEKMTVSLVGYTNAGKSTLMRALTGADVYIANQLFATLDTRTRSWTIPHWGDVLLSDTVGFIRNLPHHLVASFRSTLEEARHADLLLHVVDASHPEAQLQITTVQEVLGELGVEDHHPLLVLNKTDAVEDRSFLDVLQSRYPEAISVSAVEGTGIAELGRAVADRLSDGFMKARVEGSAGNGRLLRYLQQHSELLKTEYDENQVAYECRLPRRFTWAVEQEGGVVIPLDGTVLNGKANEE, from the coding sequence TTGGGTGAGCCGACTCGCGACAAACTGAAAGTTCACGCCCAGCGGGCGATTCTTGTGGCCGTCGTCGACCCTCGCGAACAGCGCGGGAAGGACAAGGCCCTGGAAGAAATGCAGGGGCTGGTGGAAACGGCCGGAGCGGAGGTCGTCGGCTCGGTCGTCCAGATGCGGGACAAACCCGACATCGGGACCTATATCGGCAGCGGCAAAATCGATGAGCTCCGGGAGCTGATCCACGCCACCGACGCGAACCTGATCGCCTTCGACAACAGCCTTTCGCCATCACAGGCCAAGGCGGTCGAGGAGCTGACGAAGACGCAGGTGGTCGACCGGAGCGAGGTGATCCTCGACATCTTCGCCACGCATGCCCGGACGCACGAGTCCCGGCTGCAGGTCGAACTCGCACAGCTCCTTTATATGCGGTCCCGCCTGACGCGGATGTGGACCCACCTTGAGCGTATCGCCGGCGGTATCGTCGGCGGACGCGGTCCTGGTGAAAAGCAGCTCGAAACCGACCGCCGGCTCATCGACAAGCGGATCACCGACCTCAAGCGGAAGCTGGCCGAGGTCGAGAAGCGCCGCGAGCGGGAAGTCGCGGGCCGCAAGGAGAAGATGACGGTCTCGCTCGTTGGCTATACGAACGCCGGCAAGAGCACGCTGATGCGGGCTTTGACCGGGGCGGACGTCTATATCGCCAACCAGCTGTTCGCCACGCTCGACACGCGGACCCGCTCGTGGACGATTCCCCACTGGGGGGACGTGCTGCTGAGCGACACCGTCGGATTCATCCGGAACCTGCCCCACCATCTCGTCGCCTCGTTCCGGTCGACGCTGGAGGAGGCCCGGCACGCCGATCTGCTGCTGCATGTCGTGGATGCCAGCCATCCGGAGGCGCAGCTCCAGATCACGACGGTGCAAGAGGTTCTGGGGGAGCTGGGGGTGGAGGACCATCACCCGCTGCTCGTTCTGAACAAGACCGACGCAGTGGAGGACCGCTCGTTCCTGGATGTTCTCCAGTCGCGATATCCGGAGGCGATCTCGGTCAGTGCGGTGGAGGGGACGGGGATCGCGGAGTTGGGGCGGGCGGTGGCCGACCGCTTGAGCGACGGGTTCATGAAGGCCCGGGTGGAGGGGTCGGCTGGGAATGGCCGGCTGCTGCGGTATCTGCAGCAGCATTCGGAGCTTCTCAAGACGGAGTATGATGAGAATCAGGTCGCTTACGAATGCCGGCTGCCGCGGCGGTTTACGTGGGCGGTGGAGCAGGAGGGGGGCGTGGTGATTCCGCTCGATGGAACGGTTCTCAACGGCAAGGCGAATGAGGAGTGA
- a CDS encoding class I SAM-dependent methyltransferase gives MSHLEQNRHAWNYLAESKSQFAHTATDEECAHPLVPLDGRGWLPGSVQGLNVLCLAAAGGWQSVLYACAGANVTVVDLSPSMLALDRQEADRRGLSMTILEGSMDNLSMLEDASFDIVHQPVSTCYIPRLQDVYNEIARVLRDKGLYISQHKTPTCLQVVDRDRHDRYVIGIPYYIGDDPLPPVGDTSYREPGATEYLHRWEELVGGLCRAGFVIEDLTEPKRGDPAAKPGNFRHRGMYVAPYLRIKARRMREKTAIPGTKPIWLP, from the coding sequence ATGTCCCACCTCGAACAGAACCGCCACGCCTGGAACTACCTGGCCGAGTCGAAAAGCCAGTTCGCCCACACCGCCACGGACGAGGAGTGCGCCCACCCGCTCGTCCCGCTCGACGGCCGGGGCTGGCTCCCCGGCAGCGTCCAGGGGCTCAACGTCCTCTGCCTGGCGGCGGCCGGCGGCTGGCAGTCGGTCCTTTATGCGTGCGCCGGGGCGAACGTCACGGTCGTCGACCTCAGCCCCTCGATGCTGGCCCTCGACCGGCAGGAGGCCGACCGCCGCGGACTTTCGATGACGATCCTTGAAGGGAGCATGGACAACCTCTCGATGCTCGAAGACGCCAGCTTCGACATCGTCCACCAGCCGGTCAGCACCTGCTACATCCCGCGGCTCCAGGACGTCTACAACGAGATCGCCCGCGTCCTCCGGGACAAGGGCCTCTACATCAGCCAGCACAAGACCCCCACGTGTCTGCAGGTGGTCGACCGGGATCGGCATGACCGGTACGTCATCGGGATTCCGTACTACATCGGCGACGACCCGCTTCCGCCGGTCGGGGACACGTCGTACCGGGAGCCGGGGGCGACGGAGTACCTCCATCGCTGGGAAGAACTCGTCGGCGGGCTGTGCCGGGCGGGCTTCGTGATCGAGGACCTTACCGAGCCGAAACGGGGCGATCCGGCGGCAAAACCGGGGAACTTCCGTCATCGCGGCATGTACGTCGCCCCGTATTTAAGGATCAAAGCCCGGCGAATGCGGGAAAAGACCGCGATTCCCGGCACGAAGCCGATCTGGCTGCCGTAG
- a CDS encoding tetratricopeptide repeat protein — MTTAVATAMSDEQPEFRNSEDNIKRATLCYKRGVEAVEKLNWDLAGEMFLNAVKFCPDKLNFRQLLRNSQCKRYKDNKTGAGTLAKMKLTGIRGRIKKAKVAQTWAEADLACEEGLMLNPWDVALNVELGEVARARGFLDIAKFSLNFARGLDLKNRDINVRLAEVLKEKGEYDEATKIWQHLYNLDPTDAQARSEMTRLQSQKVAEKVEGATTSREAMKEPNVFAKPQREAAAPGQSIELDLKHAIRKEPTRLEHYLKLGEFYKRANKFEEAIEVLNQGLAVSGNSPDVREKIEDIDLLLLERNLENAKVEASKGENEQARLHARSLAEELLKREIEVLQRRTERYPADLGRKYELASRYMRVQNWAQAIPLFQKATQDPRLKVKALFNLGKSFMYDKKLSLARGQFERAIPDLNFDFDPELFKECYYWAGRIAEELKDPAKAEEYYGRVLERDYDYKDTKDRLEGLQGGG; from the coding sequence ATGACTACGGCGGTAGCAACAGCGATGAGCGACGAACAGCCCGAGTTCCGCAACAGCGAAGACAACATCAAGCGGGCCACGCTCTGCTACAAGCGCGGGGTCGAGGCGGTCGAGAAGCTGAACTGGGACCTGGCGGGGGAGATGTTCCTCAACGCCGTCAAGTTCTGTCCGGACAAGCTGAACTTCCGCCAGCTCCTCCGCAACAGCCAGTGCAAGCGGTACAAGGACAACAAGACCGGGGCCGGCACCCTCGCCAAGATGAAGCTGACCGGGATCCGGGGCCGGATCAAGAAGGCCAAGGTCGCCCAGACCTGGGCCGAGGCCGACCTGGCCTGCGAAGAAGGGCTGATGCTGAACCCTTGGGACGTCGCCCTGAATGTCGAGCTCGGCGAAGTGGCCCGGGCCCGCGGCTTTCTGGACATCGCCAAGTTCAGCCTCAACTTCGCGCGGGGGCTCGACCTCAAGAACCGCGACATCAACGTCCGGCTCGCCGAAGTCCTCAAGGAGAAGGGGGAGTACGACGAGGCGACCAAGATCTGGCAGCACCTCTACAACCTCGACCCGACCGACGCCCAGGCCCGGTCGGAGATGACCCGTCTCCAGTCGCAGAAGGTGGCGGAGAAGGTCGAAGGGGCGACGACCTCGCGCGAGGCGATGAAGGAACCGAACGTCTTCGCGAAGCCGCAGCGGGAAGCGGCCGCCCCCGGCCAGTCGATCGAGCTGGACCTCAAGCACGCCATCCGCAAGGAGCCGACGCGGCTGGAGCACTACCTCAAGCTCGGCGAGTTCTACAAGCGGGCCAACAAGTTCGAGGAAGCGATCGAGGTCCTCAATCAGGGGCTCGCGGTCAGCGGCAACTCGCCCGACGTCCGGGAGAAGATCGAGGATATCGACCTCCTGCTCCTTGAGCGGAACCTGGAGAACGCCAAGGTCGAAGCGAGCAAGGGGGAGAACGAGCAGGCCCGCCTGCACGCCCGGTCCCTGGCCGAAGAACTGCTTAAGCGGGAGATCGAAGTCCTCCAGCGACGGACCGAGCGGTATCCGGCGGACCTCGGCCGGAAGTATGAGCTGGCCTCCCGCTACATGCGGGTCCAGAACTGGGCCCAGGCCATCCCGCTGTTCCAGAAGGCGACCCAGGACCCGCGACTCAAGGTCAAGGCGCTGTTCAACCTCGGCAAGAGCTTCATGTACGACAAGAAGCTCAGCCTCGCCCGGGGGCAGTTCGAGCGGGCGATCCCCGATCTGAACTTCGACTTTGATCCCGAGCTCTTCAAGGAGTGCTACTACTGGGCGGGCCGGATTGCGGAAGAACTGAAGGATCCGGCCAAGGCCGAAGAATACTACGGCCGCGTCCTCGAACGGGACTACGACTACAAGGACACGAAGGATCGCCTCGAAGGTCTCCAGGGGGGAGGCTGA
- a CDS encoding GDSL-type esterase/lipase family protein → MPLACRLLVIALLLLTGLGTTAPADDKPFLRPGERVLFLGDSNTNAGHYIVYLEAWLTKHHPTETYELLNLGLPSETSSGLSEPAHPFPRPTVHERLDRALEKVKPQVVIACYGMNDGIYYPPSPERLDAYKKGMKIIADKSRAIGARICFLTPPPFEADALRPGGKLRPAGEKEYAWFAPYEKYDDALAEFSAAVLKMDKDVDMVVDIRTPLLDFLKRKQAADAKYHLAGDGIHFNTDGHEVIARTLWSAWHLQPTDPGPLPTGERLNLHSQRQTLLHNAWLVHVGHKRPDMPKGEPLDTAQGKAAELLKKIDGTP, encoded by the coding sequence ATGCCGCTCGCCTGCCGACTCCTCGTCATCGCCCTCCTCCTCCTGACCGGCCTCGGCACAACCGCCCCCGCCGACGACAAGCCATTCCTCCGCCCCGGCGAACGCGTCCTGTTCCTCGGCGACTCCAACACCAACGCCGGACACTACATCGTCTACCTCGAAGCCTGGCTGACGAAACATCACCCGACCGAGACCTACGAACTCCTCAACCTCGGCCTCCCCAGCGAAACCTCAAGCGGCCTCTCCGAACCAGCTCACCCCTTCCCCCGCCCCACCGTCCACGAGCGCCTCGACCGGGCCCTGGAAAAAGTGAAGCCCCAGGTCGTCATCGCCTGCTACGGGATGAACGACGGCATCTACTACCCGCCGTCGCCGGAACGCCTGGATGCCTACAAGAAGGGGATGAAGATCATCGCCGACAAGTCCCGGGCGATCGGAGCCCGGATCTGCTTCCTCACTCCCCCGCCCTTCGAAGCGGACGCCCTCCGGCCCGGCGGAAAACTCCGGCCGGCTGGCGAGAAGGAATACGCCTGGTTCGCCCCCTACGAGAAGTACGACGACGCCCTGGCCGAGTTCTCGGCGGCGGTCCTGAAAATGGACAAGGACGTCGACATGGTTGTCGACATCCGCACGCCGCTGCTCGACTTTCTGAAGCGCAAGCAAGCCGCAGACGCGAAGTACCACCTCGCCGGAGACGGGATCCACTTCAACACGGACGGCCACGAGGTCATCGCCCGCACGCTCTGGTCCGCCTGGCATCTCCAGCCCACTGACCCCGGTCCGCTCCCGACCGGCGAACGGCTCAATCTTCATTCGCAGCGCCAGACGCTCCTCCACAACGCCTGGCTCGTCCACGTCGGCCACAAACGTCCCGACATGCCAAAGGGCGAACCGCTCGACACGGCGCAGGGCAAAGCGGCGGAGCTTCTCAAGAAGATCGACGGCACGCCGTAG
- a CDS encoding HD-GYP domain-containing protein gives MLSSISPLDHIPTDPTPAPAPAVPRTGGGSQPRPFDLFAHRRSVNVKNARIAIIDDEELNVRVVRKHLADAGYSNFLPITDSRQAIASIRADRPDLILLDIMMPEVSGLDILHLLSLEDRLRQIPVLILSASTEVELKRVCLELGVTDFLAKPVDPYELLPRVRNVLLSKHDRDQLAQHAEQLEEQVRQRTAELAASREEVVHCLARAAEYRDDDTGRHVVRVGKYVGVIARELGYAESRVEVLELAAQLHDIGKIGVPDAVLRKPGKFEPDELERIRRHCAMGKDIISPLTSSDWRMLKSHANLGANLLNVASSPLLMLAARIAQTHHERWDGTGYPLGLQGEDIPIEGRMTAVADVFDALSTKRPYKPAFPREKCFAILNEGRGTHFDPTVLDAFFRRSAEIIEIQMDYMDMDSRTEA, from the coding sequence ATGCTGTCCTCGATCTCCCCGCTCGATCACATCCCCACCGACCCGACTCCGGCCCCCGCACCCGCGGTCCCGCGGACCGGGGGAGGTTCGCAGCCGCGACCGTTCGACCTGTTCGCGCACCGCCGCTCGGTCAACGTCAAGAACGCGCGGATCGCGATCATCGACGACGAGGAGCTGAACGTCCGCGTCGTCCGGAAGCACCTGGCGGACGCGGGCTATTCGAATTTTCTCCCGATCACCGATTCGAGGCAGGCGATCGCCAGCATCCGGGCGGACCGGCCCGACCTGATCCTGCTCGACATCATGATGCCCGAAGTGAGCGGGCTCGACATCCTGCATCTCCTGAGCCTGGAAGACCGCCTGCGGCAGATTCCCGTCCTGATCCTCTCGGCCTCGACCGAGGTGGAGCTCAAGCGGGTCTGCCTGGAGCTGGGGGTCACGGACTTCCTCGCCAAGCCGGTCGATCCGTACGAGCTCCTCCCCCGCGTCCGGAACGTCCTCCTCAGCAAGCACGACCGGGACCAGCTCGCCCAGCACGCCGAACAGCTCGAAGAGCAGGTCCGCCAGCGGACCGCCGAGCTCGCCGCCTCCCGCGAGGAGGTCGTGCACTGCCTGGCCCGGGCCGCGGAATACCGCGACGACGACACAGGCCGGCACGTCGTCCGCGTTGGAAAGTACGTCGGGGTCATCGCCCGCGAGCTTGGCTACGCCGAGTCGCGGGTTGAGGTCCTGGAGCTAGCCGCGCAGCTTCACGACATCGGCAAGATCGGCGTCCCGGACGCGGTGCTGCGGAAGCCCGGCAAGTTCGAGCCGGACGAGCTCGAGCGGATCCGCCGGCACTGCGCAATGGGGAAGGACATCATCTCCCCGCTGACCAGCTCCGACTGGCGGATGCTCAAGAGCCACGCCAACCTGGGGGCGAACCTGCTGAACGTCGCCAGTTCGCCGCTCCTGATGCTCGCGGCCCGGATCGCCCAGACGCACCATGAGCGGTGGGACGGGACGGGGTATCCGCTGGGGTTGCAGGGGGAAGACATCCCGATCGAAGGCCGGATGACCGCCGTGGCGGACGTTTTCGACGCGCTGAGCACGAAGCGTCCCTACAAGCCCGCCTTCCCCCGCGAGAAGTGCTTCGCGATCCTCAACGAAGGCCGCGGCACGCACTTCGATCCGACGGTGCTGGACGCCTTCTTCCGCCGCAGCGCCGAAATCATCGAAATCCAGATGGACTACATGGACATGGACTCCCGCACGGAGGCCTGA